GAGCCGATTCGGCGAATCCTGTTTTCCAGCGCAGATGAGGGCCCGCGAAACTAGCGCGCCGGGAAGCTGCGGGTTTGGATCGTGCTCGGAGCAGAGCAGAACTGCGGAAGTTAATCTTGACACCCATTTTACTTGCACCGCGGGTGCGCCCGCGGCGTTCACCCGAACGCCTTGCGCTCACCGAGCCCTCGTTCCTGGTTCTCGTTTTACTTATCGTGGACACCTCGACCGATCGGGCTCGAAGTTGGTGACCGATGCGGGCTAGACAGGCTACACTTGAAACATGCCTGCTACATCGCTGCGCAATTACAGCGTTGTGCTCGAACCAGATCCCGACGGTGGGTACGTTGCGGTCGTGCCCGCGCTGCCTGGCTGCTACAGTCAGGGCGATACCGTTGAAGAGGCGCTTGCGAACGCCCGCGAAGCCATCGAGTTGACGCTTGAGCATCCAATGCCCGTCGGGCTGTTGGACACGTTGCGCCCGTACGTGCCCACCCGCAACCCGGGAGCTGGCCCGGAATAGAC
This genomic interval from Pseudomonadota bacterium contains the following:
- a CDS encoding type II toxin-antitoxin system HicB family antitoxin, which produces MPATSLRNYSVVLEPDPDGGYVAVVPALPGCYSQGDTVEEALANAREAIELTLEHPMPVGLLDTLRPYVPTRNPGAGPE